One stretch of Podospora bellae-mahoneyi strain CBS 112042 chromosome 2, whole genome shotgun sequence DNA includes these proteins:
- a CDS encoding hypothetical protein (COG:A; EggNog:ENOG503NWQP) yields MALQLAYRATRPSITTSSPSIISLITPSSRAFSVSNTLQSGKFKNDGHTYAERQKLRDELKAQRPDYKIRKGRKDITEYPDKARPKSKQARFFDPEDSHGKKSLVYKFKTGQLAEEVKQLKREMGMGSADGDAFTNSRGERGRDVRPSRRDRERSSASKPLDSRGFASMMRGEEGMNPWGQDKRSNKGRERPFGGYAKTAPSRDREERSFGSRDRKFDRGSRDGDRRGKSFGDRPPRNGNRPSRSFGDVPQRVFPPREFKERSSRTFGDRTPRNFGDRPPREFKERSSRDFGDRPPRDFGDRPPREFKDRAPRDFNDRPPREYKDKPFHDSDAYERPEPIGITYTTAASQFLYGSSSVEAALRSGRRKLYKLYIQQGDDVRESQNADDIKAEKVIRTLAKQKNVPVEVVSGKYGMRLMSKMSSSRPHNGFVLEASALPQPPIVALGAIPEDPAEYAAKPGFSVELGHQSAEDVAINGTNDFVYWRKSATHKPLVVVLDRILDPVNLGAILRSVGFFGAAAVAITNYGGTKITPVALKASAGAAEEVTIFGINSLPEFLNASRANGWEVYAAVAQEPGATRQRRQVDLFDIEETDPLKRTPCVLLLGSEGEGLDRLVVKKADYELNIPSMAGQSVVDSLNVNVAGALLCASFLKGMQKAVLKEAAEEDGEEVTKETLFEI; encoded by the coding sequence ATGGCTCTCCAACTGGCCTACCGTGCCACCAGACCGTCAATAAccacctcatctccctcgaTCATCTCACTcatcaccccttcctcaAGGGCCTTCTCCGTCTCAAACACCCTTCAATCCGGCAAGTTCAAAAATGACGGCCACACCTACGCCGAGCGTCAAAAGCTCCGGGATGAACTCAAAGCCCAACGCCCCGACTACAAGATCCGCAAGGGAAGAAAGGACATCACCGAGTACCCAGACAAGGCCAGACCCAAGTCCAAGCAAGCCCGCTTCTTTGACCCCGAGGACAGCCATGGCAAGAAAAGTTTGGTCTACAAGTTCAAGACTGGACAATTGGCCGAAGAGGTCAAACAGCTGAAAAGGGAAATGGGGATGGGTTCTGCCGACGGTGATGCTTTTACCAATTCAAGGggtgagagagggagggatgtCCGTCCTTCTCGCCGGGATAGGGAGAGGTCTTCGGCATCAAAGCCTTTGGATTCTAGGGGTTTTGCTTCtatgatgaggggggaggagggtatGAATCCTTGGGGGCAGGATAAGAGGTCGAAcaaggggagagagaggccTTTTGGGGGTTATGCTAAGACTGCTCCTTCTCGTGACCGGGAAGAAAGGAGCTTCGGGTCGAGGGACAGAAAGTTTGACAGGGGGAGTCGTGACGGGGATAGACGGGGCAAGAGTTTTGGTGACAGGCCGCCTCGTAACGGTAACAGGCCATCGAGAAGCTTCGGCGATGTGCCTCAGAGGGTCTTTCCTCCAAGAGAGTTCAAAGAGCGCTCCTCCAGAACTTTTGGGGACAGAACCCCCAGGAACTTTGGTGACAGGCCTCCAAGAGAGTTCAAAGAGCGCTCCTCCAGAGATTTTGGGGACAGACCCCCAAGAGACTTCGGCGATAGACCTCCAAGAGAGTTCAAGGACCGCGCCCCGAGAGACTTCAACGATCGCCCCCCAAGAGAATACAAGGACAAACCCTTCCACGACAGTGATGCCTACGAGCGCCCCGAGCCCATCGGCATTACctacaccaccgccgcctcccagTTCCTCtacggctcctcctccgtcgaAGCCGCCCTCCGCTCCGGCCGCCGCAAGCTCTACAAGCTCTACATCCAACAAGGCGACGACGTCCGCGAGTCCCAGAACGCAGATGACATCAAAGCCGAGAAAGTCATCCGCACCCTTGCCAAGCAAAAGAACGTCCCTGTCGAGGTCGTCTCCGGGAAGTATGGGATGCGTCTCATGAGCAAGATGTCTTCTTCCCGTCCCCACAACGGGTTTGTTCTTGAAGCGTCTGCTCTCCCTCAGCCACCGATCGTGGCCTTGGGCGCCATTCCTGAGGATCCGGCTGAGTACGCGGCTAAGCCTGGGTTTTCGGTCGAGTTGGGCCATCAGTCGGCTGAGGACGTTGCTATCAATGGCACGAATGACTTTGTCTACTGGCGCAAGAGCGCTACGCACAAACCTTTGGTTGTCGTGCTTGACAGAATTCTTGACCCTGTCAACCTAGGTGCTATTCTGCGCAGTGTCGGGTTCTTTGGCGCGGCTGCTGTGGCGATTACAAACTATGGTGGGACAAAAATCACGCCTGTCGCGTTGAAGGCATCGGCTGgtgcggcggaggaggtgaccATTTTTGGGATTAATTCTCTGCCCGAGTTCCTCAATGCTTCGAGGGCGAACGGCTGGGAGGTTtatgctgctgttgcgcaGGAGCCGGGTGCTACAAGACAAAGAAGACAGGTTGATTTGTTTGATATTGAGGAGACGGACCCGTTGAAGAGAACGCCGTGtgttttgttgctggggagtgaaggtgaggggttggacaggctggtggtcaagaaggcGGATTACGAGTTGAATATCCCTTCCATGGCGGGGCAGAGCGTGGTGGATAGTTTGAATGTCAATGTGGCGGGGGCGTTGCTGTGTGCCTCGTTTTTGAAGGGGATGCAGAAGGCTGTGTTGAAGGAggcagcggaggaggatggtgaggaggtcaCGAAGGAGACGCTGTTTGAGATTTGA